A stretch of Candidatus Vicinibacter affinis DNA encodes these proteins:
- the gldE gene encoding gliding motility-associated protein GldE codes for MEATVPLTNLPSLGFFLLGAVSLHDLTNLLILLILIALSGLFSGSEVAIMSLSPTDIELLEEDEDESSKVLLYLRTHTKKLLALLLVCNTICNIGIALLLESILDKFIPNSSYERFSFWLSELLGLTVISPDKLAGFFNFLVAVIGATFIILLFGEITPKIYGQLNNYKFSKLVAIPLRFLGIVMTPFTFLLVAMSSKVERKILERRMGTTSGSKEDLDAAIDLAVSEELESGNQAYMLKGIIKFNDVSTKQVMTSRTDVYGIDLSESFDQVVKIVKENGYSRYPVYVDDIDKMTGILYAKDLIGHLHKSSDFEWQTLVRTNLLYVPESRKIHELLNDFQIKKLHMAIVVDEYGGTSGIVTLEDIMEEIVGEIKDEFDDQHELNFTRIDANNFIFDGKTLINDMCRVIGLDIFQLDEIRGSADSIAGLVLEQTSEMPKKDQELTILQYKFKVLSVTKKRIEKIQITIL; via the coding sequence TTGGAAGCTACAGTTCCTTTAACCAATTTGCCTTCTTTAGGATTTTTTCTTTTGGGAGCGGTTAGTCTTCATGACTTGACCAATTTACTTATTTTACTGATACTTATAGCTTTATCCGGCCTCTTCAGTGGCTCAGAGGTAGCTATAATGTCTCTATCTCCTACGGATATTGAACTTTTAGAAGAAGATGAAGACGAATCCTCCAAGGTTCTTCTTTATTTGAGAACACATACTAAAAAATTACTTGCTCTTTTATTGGTCTGTAATACCATCTGCAATATTGGTATTGCTCTTTTATTGGAATCTATACTTGACAAATTTATTCCTAATTCGAGTTATGAGAGGTTTTCCTTTTGGCTTTCAGAACTTTTGGGTTTAACAGTTATTAGCCCAGACAAACTTGCTGGCTTTTTCAATTTCCTGGTAGCTGTAATTGGTGCCACCTTTATCATTCTCCTTTTTGGTGAAATTACTCCTAAAATTTATGGTCAGCTCAATAATTATAAGTTTTCAAAATTGGTTGCCATCCCTTTAAGATTCCTCGGGATCGTTATGACACCATTTACATTTTTATTGGTTGCCATGAGCAGCAAAGTTGAAAGAAAAATTCTAGAAAGAAGAATGGGAACTACTTCTGGATCCAAGGAAGATCTAGATGCAGCTATTGACTTGGCTGTAAGTGAAGAATTGGAAAGTGGCAACCAAGCTTATATGCTGAAGGGCATCATTAAATTTAATGATGTATCCACTAAACAGGTAATGACTTCAAGGACAGATGTATATGGGATAGATTTATCTGAATCCTTTGACCAGGTTGTAAAAATTGTCAAAGAAAATGGATATTCCAGATATCCTGTTTACGTCGATGACATTGATAAAATGACCGGGATATTATATGCTAAGGATTTAATCGGACATTTACATAAATCAAGTGATTTTGAATGGCAAACACTGGTTCGAACAAATTTGCTGTATGTTCCTGAATCTAGAAAAATCCATGAATTGTTAAATGATTTTCAAATTAAAAAACTACATATGGCCATAGTTGTAGATGAATATGGCGGAACATCAGGTATTGTAACCTTAGAGGATATCATGGAAGAAATTGTTGGAGAAATCAAAGACGAATTTGATGACCAACATGAATTGAACTTTACAAGGATTGATGCCAATAACTTTATTTTTGATGGAAAAACGCTCATAAATGATATGTGCAGAGTGATCGGGTTGGACATTTTTCAGTTGGACGAAATCAGAGGTTCAGCTGATTCAATCGCTGGTTTGGTTTTAGAGCAAACGAGCGAAATGCCAAAAAAGGACCAAGAGCTAACCATTCTTCAATATAAATTTAAGGTGCTCTCAGTAACTAAGAAAAGAATTGAAAAAATACAAATTACCATACTTTGA